A single window of Nicotiana tomentosiformis chromosome 1, ASM39032v3, whole genome shotgun sequence DNA harbors:
- the LOC104113314 gene encoding B-box zinc finger protein 20, whose amino-acid sequence MKIQCDVCDKEEASVYCSADEATLCQRCDYQVHHANKLASKHLRFSLIYPSFKDSPRCDICQERRALLFCKEDRAILCKECDLHIHKANEHTKKHNRFLLTGVQLSSVVASYNYQTSSSSSPTGSAASNYKSCTSSSGILKSSSTVESTTNFQEGSVSTSSISEYLIETLPGWHVEDFLEYPCSSPYEL is encoded by the exons atgaagatTCAATGTGATGTTTGTGATAAAGAAGAGGCATCAGTTTATTGTTCAGCAGATGAAGCTACTCTTTGCCAACGTTGTGATTATCAAGTTCACCATGCCAACAAGCTTGCTAGCAAACACCTTCGTTTTTCTCTAATTTATCCTTCTTTCAAAGACTCTCCTCGTTGTGACATCTGTCAG GAAAGACGTGCATTGCTCTTTTGTAAAGAAGATAGAGCAATTCTTTGCAAAGAATGTGACTTACATATACACAAAGCAAATGAACATACCAAGAAACACAACAGGTTTCTTCTAACTGGAGTGCAGCTCTCTTCTGTTGTTGCTTCTTATAATTACcaaacttcttcatcttcatcccctACTGGATCTGCTGCAAGTAATTACAAATCGTGTACTAGTAGTTCTGGGATATTGAAGAGTAGTTCGACTGTAGAATCAACAACTAATTTTCAAGAGGGTTCAGTTTCAACCAGTAGTATATCGGAGTATTTGATTGAAACTCTTCCTGGCTGGCACGTTGAAGATTTTCTTGAATATCCCTGTTCTTCTCCCTATG AACTTTGA